In a single window of the Paramisgurnus dabryanus chromosome 23, PD_genome_1.1, whole genome shotgun sequence genome:
- the tpm1 gene encoding tropomyosin alpha-1 chain isoform X1 — MDAIKKKMQMLKLDKENALDRAEQAESDKKAAEDRSKQLEDDLVALQKKLKGTEDELDKFSEALKDAQEKLEVADKKAADAEADVASLNRRIQLVEEELDRAQERLATALQKLEEAEKAADESERGMKVIENRAMKDEEKMEIQEIQLKEAKHIAEEADRKYEEVARKLVIVEAELERTEERAELSEGKCAELEEELKTVTNNLKSLEAQAEKYSQKEDKYEEEIKVLTDKLKEAETRAEFAERSVAKLEKSIDDLEDELYSQKLKYKAISEELDHALNDMTSI, encoded by the exons ATGGATGCCATCAAGAAGAAGATGCAGATGCTCAAGCTCGACAAGGAGAATGCCTTGGACAGAGCTGAGCAGGCCGAGAGCGATAAGAAAGCGGCGGAGGACAGAAGCAAACAG CTTGAGGATGACCTCGTAGCACTGCAGAAGAAACTGAAGGGCACTGAGGATGAGCTGGACAAATTTTCAGAGGCTCTTAAAGATGCCCAGGAGAAACTGGAGGTGGCTGACAAGAAAGCCGCAGAT GCTGAGGCAGATGTAGCTTCCCTGAACCGACGTATCCAGCTGGTTGAGGAGGAGTTGGATCGCGCACAGGAGCGTCTGGCCACAGCTCTGCAGAAGCTGGAGGAGGCTGAGAAGGCTGCAGATGAGAGCGAGAG AGGCATGAAGGTCATTGAGAACAGGGCTATGAAGGATGAGGAGAAGATGGAAATCCAGGAGATCCAGCTTAAAGAGGCCAAACACATCGCTGAGGAGGCTGACCGCAAATACGAGGAG GTGGCCCGTAAGCTGGTGATCGTTGAGGCTGAGCTGGAGCGTACAGAGGAACGTGCTGAGCTGTCTGAGGG TAAATGCGCTGAGCTTGAGGAAGAGTTGAAAACTGTGACCAACAACCTGAAGTCCCTGGAAGCCCAGGCTGAGAAG TACTCACAGAAGGAGGACAAATATGAAGAGGAGATCAAGGTCCTGACTGACAAACTGAAGGAG GCTGAGACCCGTGCCGAGTTCGCTGAAAGATCAGTCGCCAAGCTTGAGAAGTCCATTGACGACCTTGAAG ATGAGTTGTATTCCCAGAAACTCAAGTACAAAGCCATCAGTGAGGAGCTTGACCACGCTCTCAATGACATGACATCAAT ATAA
- the tpm1 gene encoding tropomyosin alpha-1 chain isoform X4 produces MAATSLEAVKRKIKLLQEQADGAEERAEKLQKELSVERKARESAEADVASLNRRIQLVEEELDRAQERLATALQKLEEAEKAADESERGMKVIENRAMKDEEKMEIQEIQLKEAKHIAEEADRKYEEVARKLVIVEAELERTEERAELSEGKCAELEEELKTVTNNLKSLEAQAEKYSQKEDKYEEEIKVLTDKLKEAETRAEFAERSVAKLEKSIDDLEDKLSHAKEENLDMNQMLEQTLLELNNM; encoded by the exons ATGGCTGCTACATCGCTGGAGGCGGTGAAACGGAAAATTAAGCTGCTGCAGGAGCAGGCCGACGGTGCAGAAGAGAGAGCGGAGAAACTGCAGAAGGAGTTGTCGGTAGAAAGGAAAGCAAGAGAATCG GCTGAGGCAGATGTAGCTTCCCTGAACCGACGTATCCAGCTGGTTGAGGAGGAGTTGGATCGCGCACAGGAGCGTCTGGCCACAGCTCTGCAGAAGCTGGAGGAGGCTGAGAAGGCTGCAGATGAGAGCGAGAG AGGCATGAAGGTCATTGAGAACAGGGCTATGAAGGATGAGGAGAAGATGGAAATCCAGGAGATCCAGCTTAAAGAGGCCAAACACATCGCTGAGGAGGCTGACCGCAAATACGAGGAG GTGGCCCGTAAGCTGGTGATCGTTGAGGCTGAGCTGGAGCGTACAGAGGAACGTGCTGAGCTGTCTGAGGG TAAATGCGCTGAGCTTGAGGAAGAGTTGAAAACTGTGACCAACAACCTGAAGTCCCTGGAAGCCCAGGCTGAGAAG TACTCACAGAAGGAGGACAAATATGAAGAGGAGATCAAGGTCCTGACTGACAAACTGAAGGAG GCTGAGACCCGTGCCGAGTTCGCTGAAAGATCAGTCGCCAAGCTTGAGAAGTCCATTGACGACCTTGAAG ATAAACTCTCACATGCTAAAGAAGAGAATCTTGATATGAACCAGATGTTGGAACAGACTCTATTGGAGCTCAATAACATGTGA
- the tpm1 gene encoding tropomyosin alpha-1 chain isoform X3 → MAATSLEAVKRKIKLLQEQADGAEERAEKLQKELSVERKARESAEADVASLNRRIQLVEEELDRAQERLATALQKLEEAEKAADESERGMKVIENRAMKDEEKMEIQEIQLKEAKHIAEEADRKYEEVARKLVIVEAELERTEERAELSEGKCAELEEELKTVTNNLKSLEAQAEKYSQKEDKYEEEIKVLTDKLKEAETRAEFAERSVAKLEKSIDDLEDELYSQKLKYKAISEELDHALNDMTSI, encoded by the exons ATGGCTGCTACATCGCTGGAGGCGGTGAAACGGAAAATTAAGCTGCTGCAGGAGCAGGCCGACGGTGCAGAAGAGAGAGCGGAGAAACTGCAGAAGGAGTTGTCGGTAGAAAGGAAAGCAAGAGAATCG GCTGAGGCAGATGTAGCTTCCCTGAACCGACGTATCCAGCTGGTTGAGGAGGAGTTGGATCGCGCACAGGAGCGTCTGGCCACAGCTCTGCAGAAGCTGGAGGAGGCTGAGAAGGCTGCAGATGAGAGCGAGAG AGGCATGAAGGTCATTGAGAACAGGGCTATGAAGGATGAGGAGAAGATGGAAATCCAGGAGATCCAGCTTAAAGAGGCCAAACACATCGCTGAGGAGGCTGACCGCAAATACGAGGAG GTGGCCCGTAAGCTGGTGATCGTTGAGGCTGAGCTGGAGCGTACAGAGGAACGTGCTGAGCTGTCTGAGGG TAAATGCGCTGAGCTTGAGGAAGAGTTGAAAACTGTGACCAACAACCTGAAGTCCCTGGAAGCCCAGGCTGAGAAG TACTCACAGAAGGAGGACAAATATGAAGAGGAGATCAAGGTCCTGACTGACAAACTGAAGGAG GCTGAGACCCGTGCCGAGTTCGCTGAAAGATCAGTCGCCAAGCTTGAGAAGTCCATTGACGACCTTGAAG ATGAGTTGTATTCCCAGAAACTCAAGTACAAAGCCATCAGTGAGGAGCTTGACCACGCTCTCAATGACATGACATCAAT ATAA
- the tpm1 gene encoding tropomyosin alpha-1 chain isoform X2: MDAIKKKMQMLKLDKENALDRAEQAESDKKAAEDRSKQLEDDLVALQKKLKGTEDELDKFSEALKDAQEKLEVADKKAADAEADVASLNRRIQLVEEELDRAQERLATALQKLEEAEKAADESERGMKVIENRAMKDEEKMEIQEIQLKEAKHIAEEADRKYEEVARKLVIVEAELERTEERAELSEGKCAELEEELKTVTNNLKSLEAQAEKYSQKEDKYEEEIKVLTDKLKEAETRAEFAERSVAKLEKSIDDLEDKLSHAKEENLDMNQMLEQTLLELNNM, from the exons ATGGATGCCATCAAGAAGAAGATGCAGATGCTCAAGCTCGACAAGGAGAATGCCTTGGACAGAGCTGAGCAGGCCGAGAGCGATAAGAAAGCGGCGGAGGACAGAAGCAAACAG CTTGAGGATGACCTCGTAGCACTGCAGAAGAAACTGAAGGGCACTGAGGATGAGCTGGACAAATTTTCAGAGGCTCTTAAAGATGCCCAGGAGAAACTGGAGGTGGCTGACAAGAAAGCCGCAGAT GCTGAGGCAGATGTAGCTTCCCTGAACCGACGTATCCAGCTGGTTGAGGAGGAGTTGGATCGCGCACAGGAGCGTCTGGCCACAGCTCTGCAGAAGCTGGAGGAGGCTGAGAAGGCTGCAGATGAGAGCGAGAG AGGCATGAAGGTCATTGAGAACAGGGCTATGAAGGATGAGGAGAAGATGGAAATCCAGGAGATCCAGCTTAAAGAGGCCAAACACATCGCTGAGGAGGCTGACCGCAAATACGAGGAG GTGGCCCGTAAGCTGGTGATCGTTGAGGCTGAGCTGGAGCGTACAGAGGAACGTGCTGAGCTGTCTGAGGG TAAATGCGCTGAGCTTGAGGAAGAGTTGAAAACTGTGACCAACAACCTGAAGTCCCTGGAAGCCCAGGCTGAGAAG TACTCACAGAAGGAGGACAAATATGAAGAGGAGATCAAGGTCCTGACTGACAAACTGAAGGAG GCTGAGACCCGTGCCGAGTTCGCTGAAAGATCAGTCGCCAAGCTTGAGAAGTCCATTGACGACCTTGAAG ATAAACTCTCACATGCTAAAGAAGAGAATCTTGATATGAACCAGATGTTGGAACAGACTCTATTGGAGCTCAATAACATGTGA